From the Comamonas odontotermitis genome, one window contains:
- a CDS encoding MerR family transcriptional regulator has protein sequence MGTTALTYTISDLAAEFDLTTRAIRFYEDMGLLHPDRAGASGKQRIYSAKDRTRLRLTLRAKRLGLSLQEAKEILDLYESPRDTQMQLNRFVQVLSAQRGRLLGQLADLQANLAEIDEHLREAQELLQMPAEKK, from the coding sequence ATGGGGACAACTGCACTCACTTACACCATCAGCGATCTTGCAGCGGAGTTCGACCTCACGACGCGAGCCATTCGCTTCTATGAAGACATGGGTCTTCTGCATCCAGATCGGGCGGGAGCCAGTGGCAAGCAGCGCATATACTCCGCCAAGGATCGTACGCGCCTGCGTTTGACTTTGCGCGCGAAGCGCTTGGGCCTGAGTCTGCAGGAGGCCAAGGAGATTCTTGATCTCTATGAGTCACCACGCGATACACAGATGCAGTTGAATCGCTTTGTTCAAGTACTTTCGGCACAACGCGGGCGTTTGCTGGGGCAACTGGCAGATTTGCAGGCCAATTTGGCAGAAATTGATGAACATCTGAGAGAAGCGCAGGAGCTGCTGCAGATGCCAGCGGAAAAAAAATAG